One Brassica napus cultivar Da-Ae chromosome A5, Da-Ae, whole genome shotgun sequence DNA window includes the following coding sequences:
- the LOC106416039 gene encoding uncharacterized protein LOC106416039 isoform X1, with product MSEYIFFSESAEIIKKICSLRSETNLNHSHRHSSLSSETQKKLLLEISGLMARQRPKQLEPNKIGSSKVGFDGGEEEEGWVFVKKQRVIIVLPSLPLPEPFSVEKPPATSSQSQAERRDSVDVADTREAARVVVVPSLSLPEEFVLKKPETCQSLVELRDIIAADIHETTRLHAVVVPSLPLPEPFVLQKPETSQIQAELRDGIVNMEKATPLHSMVPYVPLQKPETSQTQAEFRADKHEASLVHTVVPSLPVTEHITLQKPATSHSQADLRGRKAALVQPVVPSLPITEHIPLQKPATSKSQAELRAEETRKATLAHTVVSSRSVNEHISLQKPATSKSQAELRAEETLKTTLAHNVVPSALVNERITLQKPATSKSQAELRSEETRKATLANTIMSSLPVSEHPTLQKPVTSQSQAELRAKETRKATPASTVGPKLPVTEHRTLQKPVTSQSQAELRAKETFKATGVQAVAPSLPVLDYCTLQKPATSQSQDELRAKTRKATLANTVVSSLPVTGHLTLQKPATSQSQAELRAKETLKAPKATQAVVPSLPVLDYCTLQNPARDFVSDAQETAEFQAVDKPERVMDRSYTTRKAPGPRRSSQDCRMDSDRRMANQRSRRTGHNKPIRFPRVMCSSVVMDNEKLRVVNLEKKVEKAGGLNEWVGSIGLGREFERMLRGQRMSKFQMANLTMEKLKQMGALAVGPRRKLIHAIRCVYHPHCLRASFN from the exons ATGTCTGAATATATATTCTTTTCCGAAAGTgcagaaataataaaaaagatatgCTCACTCCGGTCAGAGACAAACCTCAACCATAGTCATCGTCATTCGTCACTGTCATCAGAAACTCAAAAAAAG CTTTTGTTGGAGATCTCAGGTTTGATGGCGAGGCAAAGGCCGAAGCAGCTGGAGCCAAACAAGATTGGTTCTTCCAAGGTGGGTTTTgatggaggagaagaagaagaaggttggGTTTTTGTTAAGAAGCAGAGAGTCATCATTGTCTTGCCTTCTCTTCCTCTACCTGAGCCTTTCTCCGTGGAGAAGCCTCCTGCAACTTCTTCTCAATCACAAGCTGAGCGTAGAGACTCTGTTGATGTTGCTGATACTCGAGAAGCTGCTCGTGTGGTGGTGGTGCCTTCTCTTTCTCTACCTGAggaatttgttttgaagaagcCTGAGACTTGTCAGTCACTAGTTGAGTTGAGAGACATTATTGCTGCGGATATACATGAGACTACTCGTCTTCACGCAGTGGTGGTGCCTTCTCTTCCTTTACCTGAGCCTTTCGTTTTGCAGAAGCCTGAGACTTCTCAGATACAAGCTGAGTTAAGAGATGGTATTGTGAATATGGAAAAAGCTACTCCTCTTCACTCAATGGTGCCTTATGTTCCTTTGCAGAAACCTGAAACTTCTCAAACGCAAGCTGAGTTTAGAGCAGATAAGCATGAAGCTTCTCTTGTTCACACTGTGGTGCCTTCTCTTCCGGTAACTGAGCATATCACTTTGCAGAAGCCTGCAACTTCCCATTCACAAGCTGATTTAAGAGGGCGCAAAGCTGCTCTTGTTCAGCCAGTGGTGCCTTCTCTTCCGATAACTGAACACATCCCTTTGCAGAAACCTGCAACTTCGAAATCACAAGCTGAGTTGAGAGCCGAGGAGACGCGCAAAGCTACTCTTGCTCACACTGTAGTGTCTTCTCGTTCGGTAAATGAACATATCAGTTTGCAGAAACCTGCAACTTCGAAATCACAAGCTGAGTTGAGAGCCGAGGAGACGCTCAAAACTACTCTTGCTCACAATGTGGTGCCTTCTGCTCTGGTAAATGAACGTATCACTTTGCAGAAACCTGCAACTTCGAAATCACAGGCTGAGTTAAGATCTGAGGAGACGCGCAAAGCTACTCTTGCTAACACTATAATGTCTTCTCTTCCAGTATCTGAGCATCCCACTTTGCAGAAGCCTGTAACTTCCCAGTCACAAGCTGAGCTAAGAGCCAAGGAGACGCGCAAAGCTACCCCTGCTAGCACTGTGGGGCCTAAACTTCCAGTAACAGAGCATCGCACTTTACAGAAGCCTGTAACTTCTCAGTCACAAGCTGAGCTAAGAGCCAAGGAGACGTTCAAAGCTACTGGTGTTCAAGCAGTGGCGCCTTCTCTTCCTGTGCTTGACTATTGCACTTTGCAGAAGCCTGCAACTTCTCAATCACAAGATGAGTTAAGAGCCAAGACTCGCAAAGCTACTCTTGCTAACACTGTGGTGTCTTCTCTTCCAGTAACTGGGCATCTCACTTTGCAGAAGCCTGCAACTTCCCAATCACAAGCTGAGCTAAGAGCCAAGGAGACGCTCAAAGCGCCCAAAGCTACTCAAGCAGTGGTGCCTTCTCTTCCTGTGCTTGACTATTGCACTTTGCAGAATCCTGCAAGAGACTTTGTATCAGATGCTCAGGAAACAGCTGAGTTTCAAGCTGTAGACAAACCGGAGAGGGTGATGGATCGCAGTTACACAACAAGGAAAGCTCCAGGTCCAAGGAGATCATCCCAAGATTGTAGAATGGATTCAGATAGAAGGATGGCAAACCAAAGGAGCCGTCGTACAGGTCACAACAAGCCTATAAGGTTTCCTAGAGTGATGTGCAGCTCTGTGGTTATGGACAACGAGAAGCTGAGAGTGGTGAATCTAGAGAAGAAGGTTGAGAAGGCAGGAGGGTTGAACGAATGGGTAGGATCTATAGGATTGGGGAGAGAGTTTGAGAGGATGCTGAGAGGACAGAGGATGAGTAAGTTTCAAATGGCGAATTTGACAATGGAGAAGCTTAAACAGATGGGTGCTTTAGCCGTTGGACCTAGAAGAAAGCTTATACATGCTATTCGTTGTGTCTATCACCCGCATTGTCTTCGTGCTTCCTTTAACTAA
- the LOC106416039 gene encoding uncharacterized protein LOC106416039 isoform X2, whose translation MARQRPKQLEPNKIGSSKVGFDGGEEEEGWVFVKKQRVIIVLPSLPLPEPFSVEKPPATSSQSQAERRDSVDVADTREAARVVVVPSLSLPEEFVLKKPETCQSLVELRDIIAADIHETTRLHAVVVPSLPLPEPFVLQKPETSQIQAELRDGIVNMEKATPLHSMVPYVPLQKPETSQTQAEFRADKHEASLVHTVVPSLPVTEHITLQKPATSHSQADLRGRKAALVQPVVPSLPITEHIPLQKPATSKSQAELRAEETRKATLAHTVVSSRSVNEHISLQKPATSKSQAELRAEETLKTTLAHNVVPSALVNERITLQKPATSKSQAELRSEETRKATLANTIMSSLPVSEHPTLQKPVTSQSQAELRAKETRKATPASTVGPKLPVTEHRTLQKPVTSQSQAELRAKETFKATGVQAVAPSLPVLDYCTLQKPATSQSQDELRAKTRKATLANTVVSSLPVTGHLTLQKPATSQSQAELRAKETLKAPKATQAVVPSLPVLDYCTLQNPARDFVSDAQETAEFQAVDKPERVMDRSYTTRKAPGPRRSSQDCRMDSDRRMANQRSRRTGHNKPIRFPRVMCSSVVMDNEKLRVVNLEKKVEKAGGLNEWVGSIGLGREFERMLRGQRMSKFQMANLTMEKLKQMGALAVGPRRKLIHAIRCVYHPHCLRASFN comes from the coding sequence ATGGCGAGGCAAAGGCCGAAGCAGCTGGAGCCAAACAAGATTGGTTCTTCCAAGGTGGGTTTTgatggaggagaagaagaagaaggttggGTTTTTGTTAAGAAGCAGAGAGTCATCATTGTCTTGCCTTCTCTTCCTCTACCTGAGCCTTTCTCCGTGGAGAAGCCTCCTGCAACTTCTTCTCAATCACAAGCTGAGCGTAGAGACTCTGTTGATGTTGCTGATACTCGAGAAGCTGCTCGTGTGGTGGTGGTGCCTTCTCTTTCTCTACCTGAggaatttgttttgaagaagcCTGAGACTTGTCAGTCACTAGTTGAGTTGAGAGACATTATTGCTGCGGATATACATGAGACTACTCGTCTTCACGCAGTGGTGGTGCCTTCTCTTCCTTTACCTGAGCCTTTCGTTTTGCAGAAGCCTGAGACTTCTCAGATACAAGCTGAGTTAAGAGATGGTATTGTGAATATGGAAAAAGCTACTCCTCTTCACTCAATGGTGCCTTATGTTCCTTTGCAGAAACCTGAAACTTCTCAAACGCAAGCTGAGTTTAGAGCAGATAAGCATGAAGCTTCTCTTGTTCACACTGTGGTGCCTTCTCTTCCGGTAACTGAGCATATCACTTTGCAGAAGCCTGCAACTTCCCATTCACAAGCTGATTTAAGAGGGCGCAAAGCTGCTCTTGTTCAGCCAGTGGTGCCTTCTCTTCCGATAACTGAACACATCCCTTTGCAGAAACCTGCAACTTCGAAATCACAAGCTGAGTTGAGAGCCGAGGAGACGCGCAAAGCTACTCTTGCTCACACTGTAGTGTCTTCTCGTTCGGTAAATGAACATATCAGTTTGCAGAAACCTGCAACTTCGAAATCACAAGCTGAGTTGAGAGCCGAGGAGACGCTCAAAACTACTCTTGCTCACAATGTGGTGCCTTCTGCTCTGGTAAATGAACGTATCACTTTGCAGAAACCTGCAACTTCGAAATCACAGGCTGAGTTAAGATCTGAGGAGACGCGCAAAGCTACTCTTGCTAACACTATAATGTCTTCTCTTCCAGTATCTGAGCATCCCACTTTGCAGAAGCCTGTAACTTCCCAGTCACAAGCTGAGCTAAGAGCCAAGGAGACGCGCAAAGCTACCCCTGCTAGCACTGTGGGGCCTAAACTTCCAGTAACAGAGCATCGCACTTTACAGAAGCCTGTAACTTCTCAGTCACAAGCTGAGCTAAGAGCCAAGGAGACGTTCAAAGCTACTGGTGTTCAAGCAGTGGCGCCTTCTCTTCCTGTGCTTGACTATTGCACTTTGCAGAAGCCTGCAACTTCTCAATCACAAGATGAGTTAAGAGCCAAGACTCGCAAAGCTACTCTTGCTAACACTGTGGTGTCTTCTCTTCCAGTAACTGGGCATCTCACTTTGCAGAAGCCTGCAACTTCCCAATCACAAGCTGAGCTAAGAGCCAAGGAGACGCTCAAAGCGCCCAAAGCTACTCAAGCAGTGGTGCCTTCTCTTCCTGTGCTTGACTATTGCACTTTGCAGAATCCTGCAAGAGACTTTGTATCAGATGCTCAGGAAACAGCTGAGTTTCAAGCTGTAGACAAACCGGAGAGGGTGATGGATCGCAGTTACACAACAAGGAAAGCTCCAGGTCCAAGGAGATCATCCCAAGATTGTAGAATGGATTCAGATAGAAGGATGGCAAACCAAAGGAGCCGTCGTACAGGTCACAACAAGCCTATAAGGTTTCCTAGAGTGATGTGCAGCTCTGTGGTTATGGACAACGAGAAGCTGAGAGTGGTGAATCTAGAGAAGAAGGTTGAGAAGGCAGGAGGGTTGAACGAATGGGTAGGATCTATAGGATTGGGGAGAGAGTTTGAGAGGATGCTGAGAGGACAGAGGATGAGTAAGTTTCAAATGGCGAATTTGACAATGGAGAAGCTTAAACAGATGGGTGCTTTAGCCGTTGGACCTAGAAGAAAGCTTATACATGCTATTCGTTGTGTCTATCACCCGCATTGTCTTCGTGCTTCCTTTAACTAA
- the LOC106415133 gene encoding myosin-binding protein 7-like, with product MESPSTKDLIQCCDCGCHSSPRSFHRSVKRRHDELLDESNNPKVHIENECELLRETVTSQQQSIQELYEELEKERNAAASAADESMNVMQRLQNEKAELQMELRQYKLYVGEKMEHDLQEMVALEELVNQREQTIMALTCEAQAYKHRMMSYGLTEGEAEGDKSGYNSSDGYDLTAYEYPPLKCNVVENHDPLGADVYVADDGKYPPVVSPLKSLDQRISEMETNPGFAELDGGFSGGVKEKMVVGGQSPRPQRHFRRMSTKEVRTDAYVESPKKVANVSSYTENVNAKDDSSDIGDDRVYTIDSVTEQKLEAETSDGNVGFQREQMDLGDPDITKLYMRLQALEADRESMKQALVSMRTEKAQMVLLKEIAQHLSKEVVPQRRLPLRKASTGGPLPFTPVFKWISSFVSWRRKARRSKYMYGMSANNMGLQMLLEKVPRSRKWRCLRSTQV from the exons ATGGAGTCTCCTTCCACCAAAGATCTAATCCAATGCTGCGACTGTGGATGCCACTCCTCTCCACGCTCCTTCCACCGCTCCGTGAAACGCAGACACGACGAGCTGCTTGACGAATCCAACAACCCCAAAGTCCACATCGAGAACGAGTGCGAGCTCCTCCGAGAAACCGTCACCAGCCAGCAGCAATCTATCCAGGAGCTCTACGAGGAGCTCGAGAAGGAGAGGAACGCTGCAGCTTCGGCTGCGGACGAGTCCATGAACGTGATGCAGAGGCTGCAGAACGAGAAGGCAGAGCTTCAGATGGAGCTGAGGCAGTACAAGCTCTACGTTGGGGAGAAGATGGAGCACGATTTGCAGGAGATGGTGGCGTTGGAGGAGTTGGTGAATCAGAGGGAGCAGACTATAATGGCGTTGACGTGTGAGGCTCAGGCTTATAAGCATAGGATGATGAGTTATGGGTTAACGGAGGGTGAGGCTGAGGGGGACAAGAGTGGTTATAACTCGAGTGATGGTTATGATCTTACTGCTTATGAGTATCCTCCTTTGAAGTGTAATGTGGTTGAGAATCATGATCCTCTTGGGGCTGATGTATATGTTGCTGATGATGGGAAGTATCCGCCTGTTGTTTCGCCTTTGAAGAGTTTGGATCAGAGGATCAGCGAGATGGAGACTAATCCTGGCTTTGCTGAGCTGGATGGTGGTTTCTCCGGTGGTGTTAAGGAGAAGATGGTGGTTGGTGGTCAGAGTCCAAGGCCTCAACGACATTTTAGGAGGATGTCTACTAAAGAAGTTAGGACTGATGCTTATGTTGAGTCTCCTAAGAAAGTGGCTAATGTCTCCTCATATACAGAGAATGTTAATGCTAAAGATGATTCATCTGATATAGGAGATGATAGAGTTTACACCATTGATTCTGTAACTGAGCAGAAGCTTGAGGCGGAGACTTCTGATGGCAATGTTGGGTTCCAGAGGGAGCAGATGGATCTTGGTGATCCTGATATAACGAAGCTGTACATGAGGCTTCAAGCACTGGAAGCTGACAGGGAATCGATGAAGCAGGCGCTTGTTTCTATGAGGACTGAGAAGGCTCAGATGGTGCTGTTGAAAGAGATTGCTCAACATTTGTCAAAGGAAGTTGTTCCTCAACGGAGGTTGCCTCTAAGGAAAGCTTCCACTGGTGGGCCATTGCCTTTCACGCCAGTCTTTAAG TGGatctcttcttttgtttcctGGAGAAGAAAGGCTCGTAGAAGCAA GTATATGTATGGGATGTCAGCAAACAACATGGGACTGCAAATGCTTCTAGAAAAGGTCCCTAGATCAAGGAAATGGCGATGCCTCAGGAGCACGCAAGTGTGA